The Hermetia illucens chromosome 2, iHerIll2.2.curated.20191125, whole genome shotgun sequence genomic interval GAAACTATTGCATTTTTGTGTCACTCCAGGAATACGGGAGAAGGCATTAAATTGGAAAACAAATCTCCCAAAAGTATCGGCGTCATAGTCATCGTCCTGGCATTTGTTTTCTTGGGATCATGGCAGAGCGAATCAGGTGGCATCACGGCTGGTCTGCCGGGGTAACGAGGGATGAAATAAACCCATAACAGGCTTTGGATTCTTGCTGAGGAAACAAGCGCTCTGCCCTCAGAAGCCCTGCTTAAATCATTTCCTCTCAAAGCCTGAAAATAGAATGATAAAATTAGAATGGCGGAGCTTCACGGACAACCTTTGTTATCTGACGTGGTTTCGAacgattcattttttttttcttgaagtcGCCACAGCAGCAAACGAGTTGTCAATTTCCATGAAAAATGACGAAATTTCTAAACAAGGAGAGTTTATTTGAGGGAAACGTCTAGAATCCACTTGAGAGGTTTGGGCGCTTTTTTAAAGAACGAACCTGGGGTTCGGGAGGATGCTTTGCTCTGTACAAACTGTAACACATTTGGCGATAATAAAGCGTGAAACTGTGACAGAAATAGTAGCCAATGGCGAAGGAAACTGACATTCGATTCCCCATTTAGCCGCGGAAAATGGGTAAACAGAACATCCCACCTGCCACGGACGTGGCCAACCTCAGGCTTCGCTTGCCGCACTGGCGGCTCTTAGTTTATTCCTAGGGACCGGACGGATCATAGAAGCGACCACTGGAATTGCAAGGCAGCTATTTACTCACCCGAAATCCTGTCAAATCCCAAGACGCCTTCGCGGTCTCCGTGGAAAGGACACGTCTGAATTTCCTCACACCAACCGCAACAACGGCAACGATGACGGCTACCCTGAGGCGAAGCACTGCTCCTGCAACTCCAGAATCGGTGGGTCACGAAACCGAAAATTAGTTCTTCACACAAAAGGCACGGCACAAGCGAAACGCGATCGAGATCAAGTTTTGCACGTTCGCAAAATTGATAACACACACAAGAAGTGTCACTTTCCACAGCTCCCTGGCCGCGCTGCGCGCTCCCCTGCTCCACACCTCGCACTCCGTGAAATTCGCACGGCAAAGAAAACACAGCCACTGACGTCTCGGCCGCGATAAGGGGGCGCCGAGACACTTGCACCGTTCCGCCGCAGACTCCTCGGTGGCGGTGGGGACGCCGCGCAATAACAACTTGGCCACTTGCAAATCACGGCCTGGTCGGGTTCTGGACGCACGTACGCTCGGCACTGCGACTCCTCGCGAGGACAATTCACGTTCAGTTCACGTCACTCACTTCCAAAACTCACTTGTCACCGACTTTTCCTCCATCGGCCGAAGCTGTTCGCCTTCCTGCTTGCTCGCACGGCACTCAGAGGCGATCACGACCGAAATGCACAATCCACACGACACTTGCGAATTTTCCGTTCGCCCCCGAAATGAGAATGTCACGATCGTCCggaatttttcacttttcaggCGATCTTACCCCGGGGGATCGCCGTTAGCGCGATAATTTCCTTGGACTTCGGTCGCTGGTCCTGTTCGACTTGACGCCGCCTTCTTCCCGCTGACTGTACGCCGTTCCGAGCAAAAAGGTGACCCGAAAATTCGACGTAGACGTCGCCGCGCGATCTAGCAAAATTCTCGTCGAATATGGAGGCAGAAAAATGTTCTTTGCTGGCTTGACTTGACTTTACGAATTCGGAAATTTCTGAGCTTTCCGGCGGCTCGAAACGAGAAATTTTAGACTGTACGCTTGACGCAGACTGTAAATTCATTAGGCGTGCATTTATCAGAAATTAATTCATCGCGATGGCGCATATTTCATCAGATTTATCGTCGAGCCGAACGAGAGAAAATGGTCGTCGACGACGGATCAGAAAGAAATTTTGGCTGCGAAAATGTTCGCGTTCGCCGCGATATAATACCGAATAGTGGGCCAGAGCGAGATAGCCGTAGCTATGCGAGCTGTTGGGCTTTTCTCGTTAACTATTGCTCGGCTCCTCACACTTATGATGAGTTGCCGGAGCTAGAGTGAAAAAGGTGAAATGGTCTCAGCTGGAGCGATTTCGTCATTTGATGTTGACAGTTCGAAAGTACTATGTAAGTCAAATTTACATCTAGAACTTCGAATATCGGCAATTGAAACTCCACTAATTAATCCATCATCACAAGGAAACCGGCACCGTTAAACGCAACTCCCAAGAAATAATGAGACGACTCTCCGCATCTGCGGTAATAAatacaatttaaattaaaatcccCACACATCTGCGGCTGCGTTCGCTATTCGAAATTCAATGTCATCTTGATAACAACTTTTAAGCCCCACCTAAACTGACATGTTTTTGACAGCCGACAGGTGTCATATTCCTGTCAAGATCTACATTATCAACATAAATATGTGTGCGTCCCTTTGACTTGACGGTTTGCTGGCGTTTGAAAATAAAGTGATGATGCCCGAGAAGTTTACACTTTTTCTAATTTGAAGGGAAATTATAGGATCCGGGATATAGTTTCCTATCAAATAGACCTAGACtttgtttattttatatttttatttcaatggCGGCAGCTAATGAAGTTTTTAGTGAGCGAATCGAGGTAAACAATAGAAAATTTACGCGGCTTTATGCTAAGGAATTTGGAGAATTGATGTTAATGGGTGAATTACTCTTTTGTTTTAGGGATATGAAATACAAGATCTTTTGGGAAAAGGCGGATTTGCCAGTGTTTATCGTGCGCGATGTCTGAATTCCAACAGGATGGTGGCCGTAAAGATGGTAAGCGGATTTGTCTCAGTGAATGTCAATAAGTTTGTGTGAACCGTGCGACACTAAAAAGTCTAATTATTCAGAAGAGTTTTAATAGAAAACATACCAACAAATCACCACCAGACTACGTTCATACGATTTTTGGCGCCTTCGCGCTTGATTGATTTTGGAATGGTTGCGCCACATTTCTGTTTTCATTGCAACCCTCTGAGTGCATTAGCTTAACATAGTTGGATAAATCAAAGAGGTTTCAGCATCGCTTCCCATGTAGACAGTTCCGTAGCTTTGTCGTCTGtagaaatttcaatttgttGGAATTTGTAGGCTAACTTTGCCGTTTCTATTCACACCGAAAATCCTCTGCCTAAAAATGGGAAGACGAAGGAGGATTAGACCGTCAACGCCGCtttttaagccgacggaaggcaagacatttatgGGAGTTCTCAGCGAAATTCACTATAGGATTAACTCCGAATATAGCCAAACAAAATTGTCCTCAATTCGGAAAACGAaatgtggtggagttctcgtcgaactaggcccaaAGACAACAAATGAAGGTACGTTCTGAGCAGCAGTGAAGAGGCTACTGGCAGAAAAGGCTTTGGTTTTTTAGCTAAGAACCCACacgctctctggaaatccgaggaGTTCACTGCTTTACAGAAAAGACCGAACTGAAAGAGACCATTAAGCACAAATGTCCGGAGGAAATCGATACCCGGATTGGTTTCACCTCTGGGAACTCTCGAGGTCAAAAACTTGCTGTagaactcgccgatcgatttgTGAGAAAACGACTTAATGGATGTAGCAAGTACGAGCCACACAGATCTTCAACGTCGGAAGACCTCCAAGGAACAAGGACCAATATGAATGGTGGCTATCGGAAGCCAACGAAAAAGCGGAAGTCCACTGGAATCCTGCTCAAAAGCCAATACCAGAAGACCATACATAAGAAGTTCGCTtgtgtccaccaaatcgatTGGTTCGTTCTGTCGGTTTATCGTGCCTGCGCTTGGATCCTGCTTTTGCGTCGTCATCCAATTGTTTTgccggtttgacgataaatCAGCGAGAGTCGGAGATTTAGTTCACGTGCTTTACTTGAAAGCAAAGTGAAATCGGAACTGACCTATCGCCGCGAGTGCGAAACCCACCCTTACTCGATGGACGCAAAACCCTTGCGTGCAGAGGACGTCGAGCCAGCATACACTATCGTCCATGGACAGGCCTCTTCTAACAATACCTTCATCCGGCCGTTACGGCTGAAGATATTACCATAGAAGACTGTCCACCCATCACCATTGAAGATGACCAGAGCTTCTTTTAAGGGTAGCAGGCCGGGCGTCCGGAATGGCAAACTAAAACGACTTCTGGCATCCCGGCCAGCCCATTGGTAAGAAAATTTGATCGTTCCTAGGTTCCTGGGTCTAACCCGCCTGCCGACGTGCTTAAAGGCCGACTAAAATGTCCTAACACACACAAGAGAATCTTCCACTTAATCACGGCCTCCAAATTAGAAGGGCGATTACTTTACCATTAAGGACGTCCAAGACAACGCCAATAAGGAGTCGGCGGCGCCTCTCAAATACGAGAAATGTAGTCAATTGGGTCATCTAACCAGTTTCTCGAAATGTCCCCGTAGTTTGGAATCAATCCAACGTAGAGAGAGCTGAAAGTGACCCGCACTCCCTGCCTTCCTCCTAGACAGACACTCAGCAGTTTGTGACTCTCCGCCTGGCCTTCTGCCCCATTCCGGTTGGGCCACGCTTCATTTACTGACTCCTTATGCCGCAGTTGCTGGGGTTGATTAAGACCCGAAATCCACATCGCAGCTCAGACCCATTtcaggttagtcgcgcaccctcccacacatcgttgagggaggagcagcacTGCCTGAGCCACCCGTTCGTGTCTTCGCCAGCAAAGTTtggccgtaacattttacggtatacacctatcgactcaaagcgaagcttaatgccttgcgaggatgcactccttacagctaggaggagtttcctcctaagctgttagcactgctcagtatcgtaaccggatggattagagtcggcatacaagacccatccaccGACTTCGATGAAGGCCTAGCGGTTGCCGacccgagccctctttgctgccttttgtgtcgaagagttgggatcgtccggGGACCGTTGCCGCTTCTGTTTCCCCTTAGCCACAGGTGCTCCAaacgatcctttcccctcaatATTGGCACAGACTGTGGGTTATGATTTACCttaaggcggtttgcccgaatgcGGTTTGAACGggggcggtttgcccgaaggctattTACTGTCCGTAGACAAGTGCTTACCCATGAGCAAgtctttagcctcagcaggtggcgccgattggagcccggggtcaggagtgctgacagaaaggGCTTGCTCCGATACTGGGGTTCGCCTtgtacccagagttcactgaaataataaaaaacttgttgtttctttttcgttggtgtggatatttattcttgcaaataccgatatttcgggaaccacttgttcccttcatcagtgctaacaagacttgttatcggtatttgcaagaacaaatatccacaccaacgaaaaagaaacaacaagttttttattatttcagataattaatcgttggaaacaccgcataatttcacctagacagagttcaccgttcacggcaACATCTTAATCTTTGTGACCATTCAGTCCTCGGCACAGTAGACACACCTTGGCTAGGggattttgattaccgcttagcttcaggtgtcacctctcgtttcctagagtatcttccttactgagctcacTCACCACGAAAAGGTagataatcgtcgagggagctcCTAAACGAAACAAGACTTGGAGAAGCTCCCAATGTTAAACTGCACTTTCTCGGATACATCACATTCCCCAATGACGCGGGAAGAGGCATAGCCATCCTAGTCAAATTAGGACTTTaaactgcctgttagcagtGATCAGATTACTTGCCAAGGCCGGCGGCGTTCTTTCagtcctaatcggctctctctacttTCCAGAATTACCTTTAACTGTGACTTAGGAAGCCATGAAGTGAAAGATAATGGCAAAATATGGCTGTGGATGATTAGTTGCCGTGGTGGTGGTAACGTTTtggcaaaaaccaaagaacatttttgagaaATACTGTAGACAAACTAAGTTAGCACAAATATCTCGATTATACTCTATATCTACAATTTTTACTCCTCCCTTTTCAGATCGACAAAAAGCGGATCCAAGCCGTCGCAATGGTTGGTCGCGTCCGGCAAGAGGTTTCAATACACTCTCGCCTCAAGCATCCTTCCATTCTCGAGCTTTACACATTTTTCGAAGACCCAAACTACGTTTATTTGATCTTGGAGTTGGCTGAGAACGGAGCTCTGAATCGTTACATGAAGGACCACAAGAAAGTCATGACAGAGCCTGAAGCCGCTCATATCATGAAACAAGTTGTTGCCGGTCTCCTCTTCCTCCACTCACATAAAATCCTCCATCGCGATATTTCTCTATCGAATTTGTTACTAACAAAAAACATGCAAGTGAAAATCGCTGACTTCGGCTTGGCCACACAACTTAGCCGACCGGAAGAGAAACACATGACAATGTGTGGCACACCGAATTATATTTCACCGGAAGTTGCTTCACGAGCTTCACATGGATTACCAGCTGATGTTTGGAGTTTGGGGTGCATGTTTTATACGTTGTTGACGGGACGGCCACCATTCGATACAGACGGAATAAAGTCAACATTGACGAAAGTCGTTATGGCTAACTATGAGATGCCAAGTTATTTGTCTATGGAAGCTAAAGATTTGATTGATAAGCTTTTACGGAAGAATCCAGTGGAGAGAATTCGCTTAGAGGATGTACCAAGTCATCCGTTTATGTTGAAGTATTCAAATCAAAATATTCTAAAGGAGCAGAATCAGACTTTAGGGTCGTCGGGGGATAGCGGAATTCTGACAATTTCAAGCGGTAAGTAACCTTCTTATATGGAGTTGGGCGTTACAGGGTTTCTCTAAAACAGAATTGTTATGATTGTGCCAATTAAGATCATATTTAAAGTTAGTTGGTTAGAGTAATTGATTTACGGATCAATTTGTCCATTTTCCCAGGAGGCACATCGCACAACCTCACTCGCCAGGGTAGCTATTCACAACAATATCCGCGTTCGGGGGATCGCTATAACAACTTTCCAATGTACAAAATACCAGAGGTGTGTCAAGAAATGGCTGTTCAGACGAGTGCCTACGGATCTTCATCTTCTGGATCACGCTCATCAAATAATTCTCCTCAGTGGGGTATGCAACAAAtggatcaacaacaacaacagttcGACAGTATGGAAGTGGACAGTGGTTTAAATCAATATCGATATGAACATTGTGTACAAAACGTATTTAGCTCAAAATCCAGTTCACAATATTCGTCATCGTCAGACCAGCAAATATCAACGCATTCGAATTATATTTTGGAGGATATTAAGTACGAGACGAGTAATCAGAAACCTTTTACGGCAATCGGAGACTTGTATAATCCGGAAGATCCTGGCGGAGGTGGTGTTAGGCAAGATGGTTTACTGACGAAACAGAACCTCAACGTGTATCAGTGTTCTGCGGAGTATGCTCAAACGCCAGTTAATTGCCATCGGGGGTATTCATGTGAAAACATGTTCGAAAACAAAGTGAggctattttttttatattgtcaAGAGTTTACTGTAATGGATTTGTTTTTAGGAAATACTCCCCGTGAATCAGTTTCAACAGCAATGTCTAAACGCACCAGGAACTCCCCAAACACAGCCTCTGCATCGTGGTCCTATAACTAGTACACCCGCAGGTCCATTGCCATCTTCATATCCACCACCAGTTACTCCAATTTATCATCAGGAATCTAATATTCCCACCGCTGCTCACTCATCCCATCCTGCATCACCGGGTCGTCAGAAGGTTCAAACCAAA includes:
- the LOC119650364 gene encoding serine/threonine-protein kinase PLK4 isoform X2, which gives rise to MLTVRKYYGYEIQDLLGKGGFASVYRARCLNSNRMVAVKMIDKKRIQAVAMVGRVRQEVSIHSRLKHPSILELYTFFEDPNYVYLILELAENGALNRYMKDHKKVMTEPEAAHIMKQVVAGLLFLHSHKILHRDISLSNLLLTKNMQVKIADFGLATQLSRPEEKHMTMCGTPNYISPEVASRASHGLPADVWSLGCMFYTLLTGRPPFDTDGIKSTLTKVVMANYEMPSYLSMEAKDLIDKLLRKNPVERIRLEDVPSHPFMLKYSNQNILKEQNQTLGSSGDSGILTISSGGTSHNLTRQGSYSQQYPRSGDRYNNFPMYKIPEVCQEMAVQTSAYGSSSSGSRSSNNSPQWGMQQMDQQQQQFDSMEVDSGLNQYRYEHCVQNVFSSKSSSQYSSSSDQQISTHSNYILEDIKYETSNQKPFTAIGDLYNPEDPGGGGVRQDGLLTKQNLNVYQCSAEYAQTPVNCHRGYSCENMFENKEILPVNQFQQQCLNAPGTPQTQPLHRGPITSTPAGPLPSSYPPPVTPIYHQESNIPTAAHSSHPASPGRQKVQTKEKLPIPPLNTERLLPTRHKTKNAIMSILKTGDVVIEFTKFKARYNEERIVDVCWVSKDGLRIIIYQPEQGRGIPLHDEPPKIPPAGADSIFSYESLPTKHWKKYIYASRFVNLVKGKTPKITYYSPKAKCQLMETLEDYEMCFYNGWKITKQTSDEVKIIDSDGHSVNTPPSLFTGTVKTMYDHYKECLEHCILIEKTLSSIPSDGICFPVIIGRRPTQEIKGQEGVLKNSTNLNYATPRSQQLPSFNLTMSTLSSNRPASVQSQVASQSNVPIKRINVPGIGIATQLSQGVVNIQYPDGSNLSIIPENQGGGVTFTPADGVAAHFSLSENLPNLVRERLTHIPAVVKQLTNGLTNNASGSQQIGGAMRGAGGANMRFFR
- the LOC119650364 gene encoding serine/threonine-protein kinase PLK4 isoform X1, producing the protein MAAANEVFSERIEGYEIQDLLGKGGFASVYRARCLNSNRMVAVKMIDKKRIQAVAMVGRVRQEVSIHSRLKHPSILELYTFFEDPNYVYLILELAENGALNRYMKDHKKVMTEPEAAHIMKQVVAGLLFLHSHKILHRDISLSNLLLTKNMQVKIADFGLATQLSRPEEKHMTMCGTPNYISPEVASRASHGLPADVWSLGCMFYTLLTGRPPFDTDGIKSTLTKVVMANYEMPSYLSMEAKDLIDKLLRKNPVERIRLEDVPSHPFMLKYSNQNILKEQNQTLGSSGDSGILTISSGGTSHNLTRQGSYSQQYPRSGDRYNNFPMYKIPEVCQEMAVQTSAYGSSSSGSRSSNNSPQWGMQQMDQQQQQFDSMEVDSGLNQYRYEHCVQNVFSSKSSSQYSSSSDQQISTHSNYILEDIKYETSNQKPFTAIGDLYNPEDPGGGGVRQDGLLTKQNLNVYQCSAEYAQTPVNCHRGYSCENMFENKEILPVNQFQQQCLNAPGTPQTQPLHRGPITSTPAGPLPSSYPPPVTPIYHQESNIPTAAHSSHPASPGRQKVQTKEKLPIPPLNTERLLPTRHKTKNAIMSILKTGDVVIEFTKFKARYNEERIVDVCWVSKDGLRIIIYQPEQGRGIPLHDEPPKIPPAGADSIFSYESLPTKHWKKYIYASRFVNLVKGKTPKITYYSPKAKCQLMETLEDYEMCFYNGWKITKQTSDEVKIIDSDGHSVNTPPSLFTGTVKTMYDHYKECLEHCILIEKTLSSIPSDGICFPVIIGRRPTQEIKGQEGVLKNSTNLNYATPRSQQLPSFNLTMSTLSSNRPASVQSQVASQSNVPIKRINVPGIGIATQLSQGVVNIQYPDGSNLSIIPENQGGGVTFTPADGVAAHFSLSENLPNLVRERLTHIPAVVKQLTNGLTNNASGSQQIGGAMRGAGGANMRFFR
- the LOC119650364 gene encoding serine/threonine-protein kinase PLK4 isoform X3; this encodes MLTVRKYYIDKKRIQAVAMVGRVRQEVSIHSRLKHPSILELYTFFEDPNYVYLILELAENGALNRYMKDHKKVMTEPEAAHIMKQVVAGLLFLHSHKILHRDISLSNLLLTKNMQVKIADFGLATQLSRPEEKHMTMCGTPNYISPEVASRASHGLPADVWSLGCMFYTLLTGRPPFDTDGIKSTLTKVVMANYEMPSYLSMEAKDLIDKLLRKNPVERIRLEDVPSHPFMLKYSNQNILKEQNQTLGSSGDSGILTISSGGTSHNLTRQGSYSQQYPRSGDRYNNFPMYKIPEVCQEMAVQTSAYGSSSSGSRSSNNSPQWGMQQMDQQQQQFDSMEVDSGLNQYRYEHCVQNVFSSKSSSQYSSSSDQQISTHSNYILEDIKYETSNQKPFTAIGDLYNPEDPGGGGVRQDGLLTKQNLNVYQCSAEYAQTPVNCHRGYSCENMFENKEILPVNQFQQQCLNAPGTPQTQPLHRGPITSTPAGPLPSSYPPPVTPIYHQESNIPTAAHSSHPASPGRQKVQTKEKLPIPPLNTERLLPTRHKTKNAIMSILKTGDVVIEFTKFKARYNEERIVDVCWVSKDGLRIIIYQPEQGRGIPLHDEPPKIPPAGADSIFSYESLPTKHWKKYIYASRFVNLVKGKTPKITYYSPKAKCQLMETLEDYEMCFYNGWKITKQTSDEVKIIDSDGHSVNTPPSLFTGTVKTMYDHYKECLEHCILIEKTLSSIPSDGICFPVIIGRRPTQEIKGQEGVLKNSTNLNYATPRSQQLPSFNLTMSTLSSNRPASVQSQVASQSNVPIKRINVPGIGIATQLSQGVVNIQYPDGSNLSIIPENQGGGVTFTPADGVAAHFSLSENLPNLVRERLTHIPAVVKQLTNGLTNNASGSQQIGGAMRGAGGANMRFFR